CCGTGAAGGTGTAGGTTCGCGGCTCCCGAAGTTCCTCAGCTGTCTCCCACCGCTTCCGAGCCGCAAAGTAGGTGGCAATTGGGGTGTACACAAAGACGGCGCCCGCGAGAAGAAGGGCGGGCACCGCGAAGGCGTATCCCTCCACTCCCTGTGGTAACTGGACCAAGTTCGGCTTTACCAACGCCATGAGAGGGACGCAAGCAAGCACGCCCAGCCAGAACAGTGCGATCAGCGCGACGAGCCTCATCCGGCGAATTCCAACCACCCAGTTCAATCGCAGGAACTCGCGAAAGGTTGGGGTCACGCGCACCACGATCGGAACATCTGAGGACATGGGGGCCAATGGATCGAAGTTAAGCGAGGGATAGTTCCAAAGGATTGTATCCGGCGAGGGAAAAGTGTGACGCCCGGCTCCTTCTCGGGAGGCCTCTTCTTCGGGGCCGGCTTGGGCGGATCAGCCCGGCATCCGCGAACCGGGCATGAGCAAAACCGTGCGAGTACCGGTTCAGGAACCAGACCCGGGGGCTTCACGGGCCCTTCCCCCTCCGGTCCGAAGGGTGCCCCCCCCGGGGAACAGTCGGGCTCGTACACAGAGCAGCGAGGTGATCGGGACCATATAACTCACCGCGGCCGTTTCCCGGAGCTGGGCTGGTACCGATGCCGA
The Gemmata palustris DNA segment above includes these coding regions:
- a CDS encoding YcxB family protein gives rise to the protein MRLVALIALFWLGVLACVPLMALVKPNLVQLPQGVEGYAFAVPALLLAGAVFVYTPIATYFAARKRWETAEELREPRTYTFTDDGIEVVGKSFSGFMTWPIIIRAERAGGLVMLATRQQQFYLLPVKAFEQPETWARFTQLIEANVRDCRL